In Panicum virgatum strain AP13 chromosome 5K, P.virgatum_v5, whole genome shotgun sequence, the genomic window GATTTTCAGACGCACCGTGCGATGCGTATGAAAGCACAAGGAGACAAGTGGCGCGATACTAATAGTGTATGAGCAAGCAGAAGTTATCTACTTCAATTTTCATTGTTACTGTTTCTAGAACTGAGGAGGCCTATGATAAGGAAGCAAACGGTTACTAGCTACGAGTAGGAGACACGGAAAAAAGATCAACTAATTTTTTAAACCTACTTTGTATGATTTTTTTGGGATGAAATTTTGGCTATAGATGACGataaggagaaaaaaaaaaggatcgaTTAACGCAAACATGaaatgaaaaggaaaaggaagagcTCTGGCCTTAGCGACAAGTATCCAAACAAATGCTCATGGATCCATGCCATCAATCATCAATCAGTCAGTCAGTGATCAGACGACGTTACGCGCAACATGTCGTGTCAGTTCATGCTCCTGCAACGAATCGCAAAGTTATGGTTCAATTTTCACGTGATAAAGTGATTTTTGTTTTTCTGTTGGGACTCGCCACGCACGCACCTATCGAGCAACCTAAGGTGCTCTGTTAGTGGAGTCTGAATGCAAGTCCACAAGCCCCCACTGATTCTGGTGACGAGATACATGCCTTTGCACAATGCATTTCATACGTGCAGGTGCTCGGTGATGCATGCATGCTGAAAGGGACACACTCGTCGGATCAATGGAATACTACTGAGCGCTTATATAAGCACCCTGCTTTGCACAGTGGCAAATAAAGACATATGAGATGTTTGATTTAGCAATAAAATATAGTAATATTATTTGGAAATTACTACTACAGAAGAATCTAACTGTCATTTGAAATATTTAAATTGTAAAGACATATTTGTGTTCAAAACTAATTAAACTGTGCTGCCTTGCCTACCTGCAtgctaaaatgacattttttttATACTGGTGGAGTATTTGATTGGTCAATAATCTTGGTCTTTCTTGTTCAGTAGATGAGAATCCCATAGCGGATGATCTTCCGAATCGTATGATGAACTTGGTTACCGAAGATATCTCGGTTCGTAGTTAAGGAAATTTTGCTTCTGCTAAAAAAATTATCAGTTAGGAGACAAATAACTGTGCAAATATAAACAACAGTTTGGGATTAATCACAAATGCCTTATTTGGGTAGACACGGATCTCGCTCCACCCAAACTGGCCCACAAAGTGCTAAActttgtatgcttattactcCCCGGAGTATTTTTTTGCGAAACACAGTACAGAAGCATGCGCTCAcaaacgcacgcacactcaacCATATGAATACATGCACGCAACCCTACCCATATGAGCACCTCCGAGAGACCGAGCTGGCATATCTTCGAGATTGATAAAGTCATCACTGACGTCTTACTATCGACGAGCACGTTGCCTACTACTGAAAGAATATCGCCAGTTAAATCCTggaataaattcagaaaaatgtgaGCACTAATGCCAAATTGAGAATTCAAACCCTGATGGGCAGGTTCCACCATAAGAAACCTTAGTAGCTGAGCTAAGCTCGGTTCGCTACTCCCCGGAGTATCTGACAACATCTAGAGGGCGGGAATGAGGTTGTCATGAATTATCACACTTGTCAagggaagaaaggaagaaactACAGCGTTTATTTTTTTCCTCAGCTTGTAGATCCCATTGTGAATGAGAACGGTGCAATTTTACCGTACCTCTGTTTCAGAATTCCTGGATGCAAATCCTTGATATTTTAAAGACAAAGTTCAGGTTGGATCCGACCATATTGAAACAAACACTTGATTTTCTATAATACTCTTTGACATAAGTCTCAGAACATAACACTCTTTTTTCCACAGGAAAGCATAATAAAATACAATTTAAATATACTAGTAGGTCCATCATATTACAAAAAAGGatagcaaaaaagaaaaaaaaggtcaCAGAACAAAATTATTCCAGTCCTTCCACTCTGCAGTGCAGGTGCACCCTCGCTCAATCATCCGACCCTAATGCATGCAGCGTCAGTATACACATCATTTCAGGGGCACACGCACAGGCACATGACAAGACAGTTAGCACTTGGGAGTCTTGGACAAGGGCCTCTTCCATATCCAGCTGCTAGCTGCGTGCGCTCAGCTCATCGCTAGTAGCTTGGAATCGCAGGTCGCATCAAACTGCACCAGCTCCGTGTCCGTCGGAGGATGACTTCACCCCATTCGCCTTCTTGCACTCCGAGTCATCCCCAACAGAGGCGGCGATCTCCTTGATGAACGTGGCATCGTCGTAGATTCCGACCGCCTTGGACGACGCCACGGGCAGCTCCATGGCCTCTTGTTCCTCCTTCTCCTGGGTCTCCTTGTGCTTGCCCCAGAGCACCGAGTAGAGCCCCATCACGATCAGGACGGCGCCCAGGACGCCGCCGAGGAATATCTTCTCGGCGAGGATGAAGGAGCCCATGACGGCCACGATGATCATCATCAGGGGGCTGAACGCCGACGCGAACACCGGCCCGGTCTTCTGGATCACCAGGCCTTGCACGTAGTACGCTATGCTCGACGTCACAATGCCCTGAAACATCATCATGCGAATGCGACATTATCAGCACAAATGGCACAGCAATTGTATACTCTACGGCGATggaatcgatcaaatcaatggGAGCGAGGGATCAGACTTACTGCGtatgcggcggcgaggaggttcATGTCGAAGCCGATGGTCCAGACGGAGGGGCGGTGCTCCATGGCGAAGGTGACGACGATGGCCTGGAGGGTGCCGACGAAGCAGATGAGGGTGGTGAGGGAGAGCGGGGCCGCGTAGTGCTTGAGGGTGTGCGCCTGCAGGATGAAGAGCGAGGCCCAGGCGAGGGTGGCGATGATGACGAAGAGCGAGCCCAGGAACCACTCCCGGCCGCTGGGGTCGATGGCGGCGACGGGGGCCTCCGCGGCGTGCCCGTGCGCCTGCGCGTGGCTGCTGCTCCACGCCATCTTCATCAGGGGGCCCTTGTACAGCGTCATCATCATCGCGCCGGCCACCGTCACCAGCGTCCCGGCCACCTTCGCCTGGCACCTCACCTTCTTCAGGTCCACCTTCTCCATCCTGACCAATGGGGAACAATGTTAGAATTAGATGCGTGCTCTCCGATCCAATTAAGCAGCTATTTTCTCTTGCGTTCGTCGCATTTTTCTCAAGCAGATGAGATGTATACCTGAAGATCACGGCCATCACGAAGGTCATGGCCGGAAGGATGTTGCTCATGGCGCACGCGAAGGTCGGGCCGGTGAACTTCAGGCCGGCGTAGTAGAAGTTCTGGTCGATCACAGGCCTGCATGTAGTTACCAAACACGCACGAGGTTAATGGCATGTTTATTAGATTTCAGATTCAGAAAAGCTGACAAATTATTTCGTGATGCACTACTACTAGACAGTACGGTACTAAACCGCCTTTTATGGGGCAAATTAAAAGAATAGAATCTTCGAATTGGAGTGACCACTTATATGTGTCTTTTCCTTAATGATGTCAAGTGTGGTACACAAAATGACACGAGACACAGAAATTTATTTGTGTGCACTAACCCGAGCAGTGCCAGTACGAAGATCTGGAGGAAGACTGGCCACGTCATCTTGGGCCTCACCTTCCTGCCATTTTCCAATCAGATTTGATACGATCAGTTTCGTTCAGAGGATGAGAACAAGAGAATTCCATTTTGCGTGGTGATTGATCAGAACCAGATAGCTAAGCTAGCTACCTCTCGAGGATGAGAGCAAATGGAGCAATGGAGACGGTGGCGAAGGCGTGGCGGTAGACGACGAGCACGTAGTGGCTCATGCCGTGGTTGAGGGAGACCTTGGTGATGACGTTCATGCCGGCGTAGCCGAACTGCAGGGAGATCATGGCGATGTAAGGCTTGGCCTTCTCGAAGAAGTCACCGCAGCAGCCCATGGCGACGCAGCCTCTAGGGTAACAGAGCAAGTTGCTGCTAGCTTGGAGATCAGCAGGGTGGCTAGGTACTATAGAACTCAAGGAGCAAGAAGACAAGGCCTTGAGCTGAAGGAGATGTGCCGGGTGCGGAGCTCTATTTATATGCTCGCGGCAGGGGCATTTCCGTCAGCTGGAGCTGAATTTCCGAGTTGGTTGTTGCATTGGCGGCCCCTTCCACGCTGGAACCCGTTTGTGCGCAGACGTCGGCTTTTCTCCGCGAGTGGCATCGTGCGTGTCTGGGCCAGgatgggcccacacgtcagttgCAGAAACTGTTTGAGTTTGGGCAGATCCGGTGGTGGAGGCAAAGTGAAGATCACCTGGAGAAACAAGGAGATCTCCACGGTTCCCTACTGTTTGTGGTTGGGGATAGTGCTGTAGCATCAGTCCCGATTACATTAGCAAGGGAATTAAGTGGCAACCCAACAAGAGCTGGTCATGCACAC contains:
- the LOC120708382 gene encoding WAT1-related protein At5g07050-like; this encodes MGCCGDFFEKAKPYIAMISLQFGYAGMNVITKVSLNHGMSHYVLVVYRHAFATVSIAPFALILERKVRPKMTWPVFLQIFVLALLGPVIDQNFYYAGLKFTGPTFACAMSNILPAMTFVMAVIFRMEKVDLKKVRCQAKVAGTLVTVAGAMMMTLYKGPLMKMAWSSSHAQAHGHAAEAPVAAIDPSGREWFLGSLFVIIATLAWASLFILQAHTLKHYAAPLSLTTLICFVGTLQAIVVTFAMEHRPSVWTIGFDMNLLAAAYAGIVTSSIAYYVQGLVIQKTGPVFASAFSPLMMIIVAVMGSFILAEKIFLGGVLGAVLIVMGLYSVLWGKHKETQEKEEQEAMELPVASSKAVGIYDDATFIKEIAASVGDDSECKKANGVKSSSDGHGAGAV